A genome region from Labilibaculum antarcticum includes the following:
- a CDS encoding arylsulfatase, protein MRIKCYLLCVGILLFGFVQGAPSNNSDTLNRSKPNVIFIYADDLGRGLLSVEGQKIIKTPNIDKLASQGMRFENAYGCMLCAPARASLLTGYHDCHNDRWKLSHGGAYLKISSGAMNQEEIERKLNDQYGPIPDDEVFLAEVFKNSEYTTGEIGKLEWGFSVTDKQMKRHGWDYYYGYLDHVRCHGFYPPFLFENGKLEYIEGNTRVDCGKSIERETDKTFEERWNREGKAVYSQNLFLEKILNFIRENKDRPFFLYHPTQLPHGPVAIPKVDDEFLNDSRLTQIEKEYASMVKMLDDHVGMIMTELKKLGLDKNTILVFSADNGHEIYYAQEGRILKPTRNMKTGEFFDDITTKYYSGLAGDVFDGNDGMAGIKRSNWEGGVRVPLIVSWPEKIEKGVSSNALVANYDFISTMADLVGFSLPTAKDGVSYLPTLLGEKSKPHDYVVYSSYLGPALVTKAGWKLRYFAPKDIFQLYFLPNDYREEKNLITENQEKAEQLIKLLSKECNGDFKNGWFRDEKSLLPPIKN, encoded by the coding sequence ATGAGAATTAAATGCTACTTATTATGCGTAGGAATCCTGTTATTTGGTTTCGTTCAAGGAGCACCATCAAATAATTCGGACACACTAAACCGCTCTAAGCCAAATGTCATATTTATTTATGCTGACGACTTGGGGCGTGGATTGCTTTCGGTTGAAGGTCAGAAAATAATTAAAACCCCCAATATTGACAAGCTGGCTAGTCAAGGAATGCGTTTCGAAAATGCCTATGGATGTATGTTATGCGCTCCAGCGAGAGCAAGTCTTCTTACAGGTTATCATGACTGCCATAATGATCGCTGGAAGTTAAGTCATGGGGGAGCTTATCTGAAAATATCTTCAGGTGCGATGAATCAGGAGGAAATAGAGAGGAAACTCAATGACCAATATGGTCCGATTCCTGACGATGAAGTTTTTTTGGCTGAGGTTTTTAAGAATTCAGAATATACAACAGGAGAAATAGGCAAGCTTGAATGGGGATTCTCTGTAACCGACAAGCAAATGAAACGGCATGGCTGGGATTACTATTATGGCTATTTAGATCATGTAAGATGTCATGGGTTTTATCCTCCATTTCTTTTTGAAAATGGAAAATTGGAATACATCGAAGGCAATACACGAGTAGATTGTGGAAAAAGTATAGAGAGGGAAACTGATAAAACATTTGAAGAGCGGTGGAATAGGGAAGGTAAAGCTGTATATTCTCAAAATTTGTTTTTGGAAAAGATCCTGAATTTTATTCGAGAGAACAAAGACAGACCTTTTTTTCTTTACCATCCCACGCAATTACCACACGGACCAGTTGCGATTCCAAAAGTGGACGATGAGTTTCTAAATGATAGCAGATTAACCCAAATCGAAAAAGAATATGCCTCTATGGTAAAAATGCTTGATGATCATGTTGGGATGATTATGACTGAACTCAAAAAATTAGGGCTGGATAAAAATACAATACTTGTCTTTAGTGCAGATAATGGCCATGAAATTTATTACGCACAGGAAGGTCGAATACTAAAGCCGACAAGAAATATGAAAACTGGAGAATTTTTCGATGATATCACCACCAAATATTACAGCGGTCTGGCAGGCGACGTATTTGATGGAAATGATGGAATGGCGGGTATCAAAAGAAGCAATTGGGAAGGTGGGGTGCGAGTGCCTTTAATTGTAAGCTGGCCCGAAAAGATTGAGAAAGGGGTTAGTTCCAATGCCTTAGTTGCAAATTACGATTTCATTTCAACAATGGCCGATTTGGTAGGATTTAGCTTGCCTACCGCCAAAGATGGCGTTTCTTATTTACCCACCTTGCTTGGTGAAAAAAGCAAACCGCATGACTATGTGGTATATTCTTCGTATTTGGGACCGGCATTGGTGACAAAGGCTGGTTGGAAGCTACGGTATTTTGCCCCTAAAGATATTTTTCAGTTATACTTTCTTCCGAATGATTATAGGGAAGAAAAGAACTTGATTACCGAGAATCAAGAAAAAGCAGAACAATTAATAAAACTACTAAGCAAAGAGTGCAATGGAGATTTTAAAAATGGGTGGTTCCGGGATGAAAAATCTTTATTACCTCCGATTAAAAACTAA
- a CDS encoding sulfatase-like hydrolase/transferase, which produces MIRKNITNILLTGMMLVAILMGTNTLKAQEKPNVIVILTDDQGYGDVGFNGCKDIPTPNIDRIAQNGVKFTNGYVTYAVCGPSRAGIITGRYQDRFGFGRNPLCAPRDTAQGLPSTEETLAKVLSRSAYQSMALGKWHLGSNKSQYPLRRGFDEFYGFLSGGHNYFPEKWTLNDVSEIRAQYDAYNTRLMQDDGRVDEKEYLTDALSREAVSFIERKADAPFFMYLAYNAPHTPLQATEKYLKRFSHIKNEKRRTYAAMVSAVDDGVGKVLDKLEELGINENTIVFFLSDNGGPEHDNASDNGELRDGKSSLYEGGIHVPFAMQWPAKIPAGMVYDKTVSSLDIFATVVAYAEATPKNKLDGVNLVPYINGENIGQPHKQLFWRKYDQKAYAARFGDHKLVKYKSVTDEIYNLKEDIGEKNSLALSDENHYSDMKSRYQSWESEMKDPVFFGLMEGEKYDKLHPERYAMLSPFNVDTLGAQVPDEYQLLWAEEFDQKGKPNSKYWSYEEGFVRNNELQWYQSDNANVYGGALVIEGRKQKLKNPEYKKNSKNWRVNRKYARYTSSSIRTKDKFSFQYGIIEVRAKIDPRMGMWPAIWTLGIDKKWPANGEIDIMEFYRHEGVAKILANAAWADSKHQVVWDSEKVPFQKFLEKEKDWAEKFHIWKMDWTEEYIRIYLDDELLNVIDLNKTICADGFNPFSQEHYILLNLAIGSNGGDPSETSFPGKYEVDYVRVYQKK; this is translated from the coding sequence ATGATCAGAAAAAATATTACAAATATCCTCCTGACTGGAATGATGTTGGTAGCAATACTAATGGGAACCAACACACTTAAAGCACAGGAGAAACCTAATGTTATTGTCATACTAACGGACGATCAAGGGTATGGAGATGTAGGATTTAACGGTTGTAAAGATATCCCTACACCTAATATTGATAGAATAGCACAAAATGGCGTTAAATTCACCAATGGCTATGTAACCTATGCTGTTTGTGGACCTAGCAGAGCAGGTATTATAACTGGTAGATATCAAGACCGATTTGGGTTTGGACGAAACCCATTATGTGCACCAAGGGATACAGCTCAAGGTCTACCATCTACCGAAGAAACATTGGCTAAGGTACTGTCCCGCTCAGCTTATCAAAGCATGGCATTAGGAAAATGGCATTTAGGCTCGAATAAATCACAATATCCGCTGAGAAGAGGATTTGATGAGTTTTATGGTTTCTTAAGTGGTGGGCATAATTACTTTCCAGAAAAATGGACATTAAATGATGTAAGTGAAATTAGAGCTCAGTACGATGCATACAATACTCGTTTAATGCAAGACGATGGCAGAGTTGACGAAAAGGAATATCTTACAGATGCTTTAAGTCGCGAAGCTGTCTCCTTTATTGAACGCAAGGCAGATGCACCATTTTTTATGTATTTAGCATATAATGCACCCCATACACCTTTGCAGGCAACAGAGAAATATTTAAAACGATTTTCTCATATTAAAAATGAAAAAAGAAGGACTTATGCTGCTATGGTGAGTGCTGTCGATGATGGCGTTGGTAAGGTCCTCGATAAGTTAGAAGAGCTTGGAATTAACGAAAATACCATTGTTTTCTTTTTATCGGATAATGGTGGACCAGAACACGATAATGCATCAGATAATGGTGAATTGAGAGATGGGAAAAGCAGTCTGTATGAAGGTGGTATTCATGTTCCTTTTGCGATGCAATGGCCAGCGAAAATTCCAGCAGGAATGGTTTACGATAAAACGGTAAGTTCTCTTGATATTTTTGCAACTGTCGTGGCCTATGCGGAAGCTACTCCGAAAAATAAGTTGGATGGTGTTAATTTGGTTCCCTATATCAATGGCGAGAACATAGGACAACCGCATAAACAATTGTTTTGGCGCAAATACGATCAAAAAGCGTATGCAGCCCGATTTGGAGATCATAAATTGGTGAAATATAAATCTGTTACCGATGAAATCTACAACTTAAAGGAGGATATCGGTGAAAAGAATTCACTTGCATTAAGTGATGAGAATCACTATTCGGATATGAAATCAAGATATCAATCTTGGGAAAGTGAAATGAAAGATCCCGTTTTCTTTGGTTTAATGGAGGGAGAAAAATATGATAAACTTCACCCTGAAAGGTATGCTATGCTAAGTCCTTTTAATGTGGATACACTTGGTGCACAAGTACCTGACGAGTATCAATTACTTTGGGCAGAAGAATTTGACCAGAAGGGGAAACCAAATTCAAAATATTGGTCTTATGAAGAAGGATTTGTACGAAATAATGAATTGCAATGGTACCAATCAGATAATGCAAATGTATATGGTGGTGCACTGGTAATTGAAGGAAGAAAACAAAAGCTTAAAAATCCTGAATACAAAAAAAACAGTAAGAATTGGCGAGTAAACAGGAAATACGCGAGATATACCTCTTCTAGTATTAGGACAAAAGACAAGTTCAGTTTTCAATACGGCATTATAGAAGTAAGAGCTAAAATAGACCCTCGAATGGGGATGTGGCCAGCTATATGGACTTTAGGTATCGATAAAAAGTGGCCTGCCAATGGTGAAATTGATATCATGGAATTCTACAGACATGAAGGGGTAGCTAAAATATTGGCAAATGCAGCTTGGGCCGATTCCAAACATCAGGTTGTTTGGGATTCTGAAAAGGTGCCTTTTCAGAAGTTTCTCGAAAAAGAGAAAGACTGGGCTGAGAAGTTTCACATTTGGAAAATGGACTGGACAGAAGAGTATATTCGAATTTACTTGGATGATGAATTGTTGAATGTAATAGATTTAAATAAAACGATATGTGCAGATGGATTTAATCCATTTAGTCAAGAACATTATATTCTTCTTAATTTAGCGATAGGCTCTAATGGAGGAGACCCTTCTGAAACCAGTTTCCCTGGAAAATACGAAGTAGATTACGTAAGAGTTTATCAGAAAAAATAA
- a CDS encoding right-handed parallel beta-helix repeat-containing protein, translating to MRIIVHITLLVLLISSGFEVTAKTYYVNSKIGNDDNTGTRIYSPFKSLDKLSSLNFYPGDSLLLVSDCTFYGSLELRDVHGSQKRPIVIASYPIDNTRNNQRANIDAKGNLNGILLENCSFVEFENISISANGGASYDRNEKELMRCGVLVMLSKRGSYEHIYLKNLLVNDVFFEEKGFLRGVNEVKTANGSQNYGWGIRFINTCEGAFMNGIKIEGCVVKNIAHTGIKLTSKTEKHSLRNIEIKNNTVLETGGPGIQMSGVENVLVRNNFINYSGSNNDSRKWGRGSCLWTWGSNEVLIEKNHFLNAKGPGDSAGAHIDYNCKNIVLQYNFSANNAGGFCEILGNNYNCAYRYNISVNDGYRVKGENGAFQEGKIFWLSGYNGKRKRSGPFNTYFYNNTIYVNKAIKANIAIDNGASGIFIANNIFCIEGETNAVLGDQYNPEKESETNIENLVFQNNLYLKQSNWPKELPIQDEQGVIGSPDFMNAGGDQIEDYIPIHAKLIKNKGMEIFNIPNDSIGLSIGLKVEYDILGNKIKGLPDMGAIELKNIR from the coding sequence ATGCGAATAATTGTACATATTACATTGCTTGTTTTACTAATCAGTTCAGGATTCGAAGTGACAGCTAAAACTTATTATGTGAATTCAAAAATAGGGAATGATGATAACACTGGAACTAGAATTTATTCTCCTTTTAAAAGTTTGGATAAGTTAAGTTCTCTCAATTTTTACCCGGGAGATAGTCTATTGCTCGTTTCTGACTGCACCTTTTATGGTTCCTTAGAATTAAGAGATGTACATGGAAGTCAGAAAAGGCCAATTGTAATTGCCAGCTATCCAATCGATAATACTAGAAACAATCAGAGAGCAAATATTGACGCCAAAGGCAATTTAAATGGAATTTTATTGGAAAATTGCAGTTTTGTCGAATTTGAAAATATTAGCATCTCAGCCAATGGAGGAGCTTCCTACGATAGAAATGAGAAGGAACTGATGCGATGTGGTGTTCTGGTTATGCTGAGTAAAAGAGGAAGTTATGAACACATCTATCTTAAAAATTTACTGGTAAACGATGTGTTTTTCGAAGAGAAAGGATTTTTAAGAGGGGTCAATGAAGTAAAAACTGCCAATGGATCCCAAAATTATGGCTGGGGTATTCGTTTCATTAATACATGTGAGGGAGCTTTCATGAATGGTATTAAAATAGAAGGCTGTGTAGTTAAAAATATTGCGCATACTGGGATTAAATTGACTAGTAAAACAGAAAAGCATAGTCTTCGGAATATTGAAATAAAAAATAATACGGTATTGGAGACAGGAGGCCCTGGGATTCAAATGTCAGGTGTCGAAAATGTTTTGGTTCGTAATAATTTCATTAATTATTCGGGAAGTAATAATGATTCAAGAAAATGGGGACGTGGGAGTTGTTTGTGGACTTGGGGATCCAATGAGGTACTAATTGAAAAAAATCATTTTTTAAACGCAAAAGGTCCTGGTGATTCTGCCGGAGCGCATATTGATTATAACTGTAAGAACATTGTCTTGCAATATAATTTTAGCGCTAATAATGCTGGTGGATTTTGCGAGATATTAGGCAATAATTACAATTGCGCTTATCGGTACAATATTAGTGTAAATGATGGTTACCGGGTTAAAGGCGAAAATGGGGCATTTCAGGAAGGAAAAATATTTTGGTTAAGTGGTTACAATGGCAAAAGAAAACGCAGTGGGCCATTTAATACCTATTTTTATAACAATACCATCTATGTGAATAAGGCTATCAAAGCGAATATAGCCATTGATAATGGGGCTTCAGGGATATTTATTGCCAATAATATATTCTGTATTGAAGGCGAAACTAATGCCGTCTTAGGCGATCAATACAATCCTGAAAAGGAGAGTGAAACTAATATAGAAAACTTAGTATTTCAAAATAATCTATACTTGAAACAAAGTAATTGGCCTAAGGAACTACCAATACAAGATGAACAAGGGGTTATTGGAAGTCCTGACTTTATGAATGCCGGAGGAGACCAAATTGAGGATTATATACCTATTCATGCGAAGCTTATTAAGAATAAAGGGATGGAGATATTCAATATTCCAAATGATAGCATTGGTTTATCCATAGGCTTAAAGGTCGAATATGATATTTTAGGAAATAAAATCAAAGGACTTCCAGATATGGGAGCGATTGAATTAAAGAATATAAGATGA
- a CDS encoding glycoside hydrolase family 43 protein, whose amino-acid sequence MGVGKIGLVLGLIFTLFSCSEVEQAKIQPGEIFKDIDGNPINAHGGGILLHEGTYYWYGEMKQGETWRVPYLDWECYRCNAGGVNCYSSQDLVNWKHEGVALAAAKIDLTHDLHTSKVIERPKVIYNDKTQKFVMWMHIDSEDYQCARAGVAISDTPQGPFTYLKSMRPNASMSRDMTLFKDNDGKAYHFYSSENNKTMHVSLLNDEYTAPSGKYKRILEMESREAPAVWKHKGQYYMISSGCTGWSPNPAQISICDSVMGDWKTVYDPCEGLDADKTFTSQSTYVLPNPNRKGEYIYMGDRWNKTNLEDSRYVWLPMTFEKGKAKITWHKEWNVN is encoded by the coding sequence ATGGGTGTAGGTAAAATAGGATTGGTTTTGGGATTGATTTTCACATTATTTTCGTGTTCGGAAGTGGAACAAGCCAAAATTCAACCAGGAGAAATCTTTAAGGATATTGATGGAAATCCAATAAATGCCCATGGAGGTGGAATTTTACTTCATGAAGGCACCTACTATTGGTATGGGGAAATGAAGCAAGGTGAAACTTGGCGCGTTCCCTATTTAGATTGGGAATGCTACCGATGTAATGCTGGCGGTGTAAACTGCTATTCTTCTCAAGATTTGGTAAACTGGAAGCACGAAGGCGTGGCATTAGCAGCGGCGAAAATTGATTTGACTCACGATCTGCACACGTCCAAAGTAATTGAAAGGCCCAAAGTCATCTATAACGATAAAACACAGAAGTTTGTTATGTGGATGCACATCGACTCCGAAGATTATCAGTGTGCCAGAGCTGGCGTTGCAATTAGTGATACACCTCAGGGGCCATTTACATACTTAAAAAGCATGCGTCCAAACGCCTCTATGAGTAGGGATATGACTTTGTTTAAAGATAATGATGGAAAAGCTTATCATTTTTATTCTTCAGAGAATAATAAAACTATGCATGTTAGTTTGTTAAACGATGAATATACAGCACCATCAGGAAAATACAAACGGATTTTAGAAATGGAATCCCGTGAGGCTCCAGCAGTTTGGAAGCACAAGGGGCAATATTATATGATTTCATCCGGCTGTACAGGTTGGTCGCCAAACCCTGCACAAATTTCTATTTGCGATTCTGTGATGGGGGATTGGAAAACGGTATATGATCCTTGCGAAGGTTTGGATGCAGATAAAACATTTACCTCACAAAGCACTTACGTACTGCCCAATCCAAATAGAAAAGGTGAGTATATCTATATGGGAGATAGATGGAATAAAACCAATTTGGAAGATTCACGCTATGTGTGGTTACCTATGACTTTTGAAAAGGGGAAAGCAAAAATCACATGGCACAAGGAGTGGAATGTTAATTAA
- a CDS encoding RagB/SusD family nutrient uptake outer membrane protein: MNRIYLILFLVTIFLAGCSEEYLDRNSLTELADENFWTTQADAEMALAGCYSNLQSANIYDSDPWAGGTVRWDYMSDDGWIRWSWMQGGAMSRGEHSTNDGLTTNFWKSCYQSIVRCNRVIETVPTLGADVISETTEKQIIAEAKFVRALVYNLMSMTFENAPLITKLQTVEEAETPVSQKSEIVDFILTDLEDCVEDLPMPGEAEWGRATKGAGYALLARINLYNENWTQAASWSQKVIDLGYSLYPDFQGLFQNANEINDEVIFPVRFMRGPDEDGANFAGYWGTAVKNYEEVLPNLANDYFCTDGKIISESALYNTDMPSENRDPRFDASILSKNAIWRGTPLNTFSKTTTGYAQRKYMEEENSENHFDAEEDFYVFRLGEVLLMKAEALAESGTAPTEVFALINQLRDRESVQMPHVDQTEVDNYFGGSLVDMVRHERRIETAFEGLRYLDLKRWGILKERAIDYYMTYERPNNGKLSDRYWLGPQQLIWPIPQSEIDVNPSLVQHLVWQ; this comes from the coding sequence ATGAACAGAATATATTTAATATTATTTTTAGTGACGATTTTTTTGGCTGGATGTTCGGAGGAGTATCTAGACCGAAATTCGTTAACCGAATTGGCAGATGAAAATTTTTGGACCACTCAGGCAGATGCAGAAATGGCATTAGCGGGATGTTATTCAAATTTACAGAGTGCAAATATTTATGATTCCGACCCGTGGGCGGGAGGTACTGTCCGATGGGATTATATGTCAGACGACGGTTGGATACGTTGGAGCTGGATGCAGGGAGGAGCAATGTCTCGAGGAGAGCATTCAACAAACGATGGACTTACTACAAATTTTTGGAAGAGCTGCTATCAATCAATTGTAAGGTGCAATCGTGTAATTGAGACAGTTCCTACATTAGGAGCAGATGTTATTTCTGAAACTACTGAAAAGCAGATTATTGCCGAAGCTAAATTTGTCAGAGCATTGGTTTATAATCTGATGAGCATGACTTTTGAAAATGCACCATTAATTACTAAGCTTCAAACTGTCGAAGAGGCAGAAACTCCTGTTTCTCAGAAATCCGAAATTGTCGATTTTATCTTAACGGATTTGGAGGATTGTGTGGAGGATCTGCCAATGCCAGGAGAAGCAGAATGGGGTAGAGCAACCAAAGGAGCAGGTTATGCATTGCTTGCAAGAATTAATTTGTATAATGAGAACTGGACGCAGGCTGCAAGCTGGTCTCAAAAAGTAATCGACCTTGGGTATTCTTTGTATCCTGATTTTCAAGGTCTTTTTCAAAATGCCAACGAAATAAATGATGAGGTGATATTCCCTGTTCGTTTCATGAGAGGGCCAGACGAAGACGGTGCTAATTTTGCCGGATATTGGGGAACTGCTGTGAAAAATTACGAGGAAGTGTTACCTAATCTTGCTAATGATTATTTTTGTACAGATGGAAAAATAATTTCTGAATCGGCTCTTTATAACACCGATATGCCATCTGAGAACAGAGACCCACGTTTTGATGCTTCTATTCTAAGTAAAAATGCAATATGGAGAGGAACTCCTCTTAATACCTTCTCAAAAACCACAACAGGTTACGCACAGCGTAAATACATGGAGGAAGAGAATAGTGAGAATCATTTTGATGCAGAAGAAGATTTCTATGTATTCCGATTGGGCGAGGTTCTGTTAATGAAAGCTGAAGCTCTTGCCGAAAGTGGAACTGCACCAACTGAAGTATTTGCTTTAATTAATCAGTTGCGTGATCGAGAAAGTGTACAAATGCCACACGTTGATCAAACTGAAGTAGATAATTATTTTGGTGGTAGTTTAGTCGATATGGTTCGACATGAACGTAGAATTGAGACTGCATTTGAGGGACTTCGTTATTTAGATCTAAAAAGATGGGGTATCTTAAAAGAACGTGCGATTGATTATTATATGACATACGAAAGACCAAATAATGGAAAATTAAGCGACAGATACTGGTTGGGACCACAACAACTAATCTGGCCAATTCCTCAGTCCGAAATTGATGTCAATCCTTCATTAGTGCAACATTTGGTTTGGCAATAA